The following proteins are co-located in the Betta splendens chromosome 9, fBetSpl5.4, whole genome shotgun sequence genome:
- the lrmp gene encoding inositol 1,4,5-triphosphate receptor associated 2 isoform X4, translating to MDYCTPQSSRRHNPVDSICRKLQTIQWRGDREPNSPFQIPKLSSTSYDSPQCGLRNNLEAILKKGAQHRDEGDRARGKESERGMGMPSSAASRRSSFGQSALRPAPSTPAYSSPVPANVTYTITSTLGERRGADGSDSKHVKTWQKYCSTPTGQSKDSPYFTFTRGPQSVQGESDSADVSHVFTPSHSTLSYNLNFRSADTTNLREYELPYPALVVKRLSMGDGGTSAGSENRKDSMAEISLICEENLLDTIFHACDTQRRGKVYVSHIVDYLRHTTSRGSEDSGLEELCNMLDPEHKDVSIDLDTYHAVMKEWIDECRNHGEEPTPDVTQDSAKLRDSLCAKRSMLLNITSGSLEAFGGEVSRVEFETSELVYCVADLQMSNQKLQEEVRKLKQVVEGMEDSNQKLAEENEELRTQARVNQQIAQKEKMLKEEVEEMKATLSCTEEGRARASAHSKHVNFKVTMETDELQKRITELCDINADLQLQIHSFDAVVSDKEAVILEKTNQIDELKATVEEYSSITELLRADKSKLESQMQMMHPNLSGAGLSLSVAYRLNQSSSGSLQTELALAQSPQEAQHGIGHLSTTMGLVSPLDETLDKEVLLMLQGPSPEQMALEFQSLLNKLKIDFREETDYMLSTVRGLLDDCSHPRGNMDASLQALQAELHARRADWDLSLDQLAQYTDSLEKELIKMAGNMRRSRTDILHLSVRVQEQENQKRQLCEELEQLKTPQDSREASCQTPAPEEEPGDDLYWDEEFALQDFLKNEIAERNCRLQDGQKESTREESTEKITGRGDEEEGEEKWTVVDGAVEADVRDMSTPLSAFSGDAQAEQGALEEHEDTVSCSGSKPEDNCQPLQEEAAVPLSTHSQAVSVRHPEANALPDPSYSENNKKCETTPSRSDDPAENMSISPEQDTSGNGLPMAVEKVSPENTSPGLDETTTQCESTEPTCVAQRGAEEKEDEASPSPGDMSRTKSLNCDQSTDRSPAEDSTSLLPVVVEEEESVQDSTVEAPTTDTNMPGTDQLGSSKMTTSNGSSPQSGSSITLASQSGNGMGSVTSDPSQSDDSGARKNSLLHHGKNKRQLELLGSMEVIREQNFQEYQSETSVISEKEAKTSNITDSNDTCKDDKNSLLPSDKEVEAEFQRLALGFKCDMFTLEKRLRLEERSRDLAEENVRREVSSCQGLLQALTPLCEDDNQSMEIILRLQKNLDILIQSMARVSSRSEMLGAIHQENRIGKAVEVMIQHVENLRRMYTKEHAELLELRETLMQNERSFGSQTERDDFRGKKLPQYKASARRVSIAAIPRGGANMQFDMSKTQDGSEAEVERLTQRSPWNVAGKSMARPPLKRFVSSAAWVDTEEPCVMMKGTACDSTDQAEEKEEKEKLVAERRRSSLSELGSKLTSLILPLKTGQDELFVMLPSPSSSPMSTDPGATQALSNSLTSSRATTAAVARGGRGIWLWLAMVVMLAGLLALLASLVMQPAADAAPVGTGDSWMTIQQLLWPYAGLRHNGQPPV from the exons CCAACTCACCGTTCCAGATCCCCAAGCTGTCCTCCACCAGCTACGACAGCCCCCAGTGTGGCCTCCGCAACAACCTGGAAGCCATCCTGAAGAAGGGGGCCCAGCACAGAGACGAGGGCGACAGGGCCAGGGggaaggagagcgagcgagggatgGGGATGCCGAGCTCCGCGGCGTCCCGGAGGAGCAGCTTTGGACAGTCTGCCCTGCGGCCCGCGCCTTCCACCCCCGCCTACAGCTCCCCCGTGCCAGCCAACGTCACAtacaccatcaccagcacccTGGGAGAGAGACGGGGCGCTGACGGGAGTGATTCGAAGCACGTGAAGACATGGCAGAAGTACTGTTCCACACCCACGGGCCAGTCCAAGGACTCCCCGTACTTTACGTTCACACGGGGGCCTCAGTCGGTGCAGGGCGAGAGCGACAGTGCCGACGTGTCGCATGTTTTCACACCCAGCCACAGCACCCTCTCCTACAACCTGAACTTCCGCTCTGCAGACACGACGAACCTGAGGGAGTACGAGCTGCCCTACCCCGCTCTGGTGGTGAAAAGACTGTCCATGGGAGACGGAG GTACCTCCGCCGGCTCCGAAAACCGAAAGGACAGCATGGCCGAGATCAGTCTCATCTGTGAGGAGAATCTGCTGGATACCATCTTCCATGCGTGTGACACCCAGCGGCGAG GTAAAGTGTACGTGTCTCACATCGTTGACTACCTGCGGCACACGACCAGTCGGGGCTCGGAGGACAGTggcctggaggagctgtgtaACATGCTGGACCCAGAACACAAAGACGTCTCTATCGATCTGGACACCTACCACGCCGTCATGAAGGAGTGGATCGATGAGTGCCGCAACCACGG GGAGGAGCCGACCCCTGATGTCACCCAAGACTCAGCCAAACTCCGAGACAGCCTCTGTG CCAAAAGGTCCATGCTGCTGAACATCACGTCGGGAAGCTTGGAGGCGTTTGGAGGAGAGGTGTCCAGAGTAGAATT CGAGACATCAGAGCTGGTGTATTGTGTTGCTGACCTTCAGATGAGCAACCAAaagctccaggaggaggtgaggaagttAAAGCAAGTAGTGGAGGGCATGGAGGACAGCAACCAGAAGCTGGcggaggagaacgaggagctACGCACCCAGGCTAGGGT CAACCAGCAGATAGCGCAGAAGGAGAagatgctgaaggaggaggtagaggagaTGAAGGCCACTCTGAGCTGCACAGAAGAAGGCCGAGCTCGTGCCTCCGCACACAGCAAGCACGTG AACTTCAAGGTCACCATGGAGACGGACGAGCTTCAGAAGAGAATCACAGAGCTGTGTGACATTAATGCTGACCTTCAG TTACAAATTCACTCTTTTGATGCTGTGGTTAGTGACAAGGAGGCAGTGATATTAGAG AAAACCAATCAGATAGATGAGCTAAAGGCAACAGTGGAGGAGTACTCTTCCATCACAGAG TTGCTGAGGGCAGACAAGAGCAAACTGGAAAGCCAAATGCAGATGATGCACCCAAACCTCTCTGG tgCTGGTCTGTCGCTGTCGGTGGCCTACAGGTTGAACCAGAGCAGCTCAGGATCGCTACAGACTGAACTAGCTCTGGCGCAGTCGCCACAGGAG GCTCAACATGGAATTGGACATTTGTCCACAACTATGGGTTTAGTCAGCCCACTGGACGAGACACTGGACAAGGAGGTGTTACTGATGCTGCAGGGACCCAGCCCTGAACAAATGGCTCTGGAGTTCCAGAGCCTCCTAAACAAGCTG AAAATCGATTTCAGAGAAGAAACCGACTATATGTTGTCTACAGTTAGAGGCTTGTTGGATGACTGTTCACATCCCAGGGGCAACATGGACGCCAGCCTTCAG GCGTTGCAGGCCGAGCTGCACGCGAGGAGGGCTGACTGGGACCTTAGCCTGGACCAGCTGGCCCAGTACACAGACTCCCTGGAAAAGGAGCTAATTAAAATGGCTGGTAACATGCGAAGGTCCCGTACTGACATACTCCACCTTTCAGTCAG ggtgcaggagcaggagaaccAGAAGCGGcagctgtgtgaggagctggagcagttAAAGACACCCCAGGACAGCAGAGAGGCTTCATGTCAAACGCCTGCACCAGAGGAAGAG CCCGGCGACGACTTGTATTGGGACGAGGAGTTTGCTCTCCAAGACTTCCTGAAGAACGAGATAGCGGAAAGAAATTGCAGGCTGCAGGACGGGCAGAAGGAGAGCACGCGCGAGGAGTCAACTGAGAAAATAacagggagaggagacgaggaggagggcgaggagaaGTGGACAGTGGTGGACGGAGCAGTAGAGGCAGACGTCAGGGACATGTCGACGCCTCTCTCTGCGTTCTCTGGGGATGCCCAGGCAGAGCAGGGTGCGTTGGAAGAGCATGAAG AcactgtgtcctgcagtgggtcgAAGCCAGAGGACAACTGTCAACCTTTGCAG gaagaagcagcagtgCCATTGAGCACCCACTCACAAGCTGTCAGCGTCAGGCACCCAGAGGCGAATGCTCTGCCTGATCCATCCTACTCAGAGAACAACA AAAAATGTGAGACTACGCCATCACGCTCAGATGATCCAGCAGAAAATATGAGCATCTCGCCTGAACAGGACACATCTGGTAACGGTCTTCCGATGGCAGTCGAGAAGGTTTCTCCTGAGAACACCTCGCCAGGATTAGATGAAACCACTACCCAGTGTGAGAG CACTGAGCCCACCTGTGTGGCccaaagaggagcagaagagaAGGAAGACGAGGCGAGCCCGAGCCCGGGAGATATGAGTCGTACTAAG AGCCTGAACTGTGACCAGTCCACAGACAGATCACCAGCAGAGGACAG CACAAGCCTGCTaccggtggtggtggaggaggaggagagcgttCAGGATAGCACAGTCGAGGCACCAACAACAGATACCAACATGCCAG GGACAGATCAGCTCGGCAGCAGCAAAATGACCACCTCTAACGGCAGCTCCCCTCAGTCGGGATCGTCCATCACACTCGCCAGCCAATCGGGGAATGGCATGGGaagtgtgacctctgaccccagccAGTCGGACGATAGCGGTGCCAGGAAGAACTCTCTTCTGCACCACGGGAAAAATAAAAGGCAGCTG GAGCTTTTGGGCAGCATGGAGGTCATCAGGGAGCAGAACTTCCAGGAGTACCAAAGTGAGACCAGTGTGATCAGTGAAAAGGAAg CAAAGACGTCAAACATAACCGATAGCAATGACACCTGTAAAGATGATAAGAACAG cttgttACCCAGTGACAAGGAAGTTGAG GCAGAGTTCCAGCGTCTGGCGCTGGGCTTTAAGTGTGACATGTTTACCCTGGAGAAGAGGCTCCGACTGGAGGAGAGGTCACGTGACCTGGCTGAGGAGAACGTCCGCAGGGAAGTGTCCAGCTGCCAGGGCttactgcag GCTCTAACTCCTCTGTGTGAGGATGATAACCAGTCCATGGAGATCATCCTTAGGCTCCAGAAGAACCTTGATATCCTCATCCAGTCCATGGCTAGGGTATCCAGTCGGTCTGAGATGCTTGGCGCCATTCATCAA GAGAATCGCATTGGCAAAGCAGTGGAGGTGATGATCCAGCACGTGGAGAACCTGAGGAGGATGTACACCAAAGAGCACGCTGAGCTGTTGGAGCTGAGAGAGACGCTCATGCAGAATGAGAGGTCGTTTGGATCACAAACCGAAAGAG ATGACTTCCGGGGCAAGAAGCTGCCACAGTACAAG GCATCAGCTCGCAGAGTCAGCATAGCGGCGATCCCTCGTGGTGGAGCCAACATGCAATTTGACATG tccaaaacacagGACGGCTCAGAAGCTGAAGTGGAGAGGCTGACCCAGCGCTCACCATG GAATGTGGCAGGGAAGAGCATGGCGCGCCCCCCACTAAAGCGCTTTGTTAGCTCTGCGGCCTGGGTTGACACTGAGGAGCCCTGTGTCATGATGAAGGG GACGGCGTGCGACAGCACTGACCaggcggaggagaaggaggagaaggagaagctggtggcagagaggaggaggtccagTCTTAGTGAGCTGGGCAGCAAACTCACCTCCCTCATTCTGCCCCTCAAGAC GGGTCAGGATGAATTGTTTGTAATGCT TCCGAGCCCTTCCTCCAGCCCCATGTCTACAGACCCAGGAGCAACCCAGGCCCTGTCAAACAGCCTGACCTCGTCCCGGGCAACAACGGCAGCAGTAGCCAGAGGTGgcagaggcatctggctttgGTTGGCCATGGTAGTGATGCTGGCAG GACTCTTGGCACTTCTGGCCAGCCTGGTGATGCAGCCAGCAGCGGATGCTGCTCCCGTGGGGACCGGGGACTCATGGATGACCATTCAGCAGCTACTGTGGCCCTATGCGGGGCTCCGGCACAATGGACAGCCACCCGTCTAG
- the lrmp gene encoding inositol 1,4,5-triphosphate receptor associated 2 isoform X5, which yields MDYCTPQSSRRHNPVDSICRKLQTIQWRGDREPNSPFQIPKLSSTSYDSPQCGLRNNLEAILKKGAQHRDEGDRARGKESERGMGMPSSAASRRSSFGQSALRPAPSTPAYSSPVPANVTYTITSTLGERRGADGSDSKHVKTWQKYCSTPTGQSKDSPYFTFTRGPQSVQGESDSADVSHVFTPSHSTLSYNLNFRSADTTNLREYELPYPALVVKRLSMGDGGTSAGSENRKDSMAEISLICEENLLDTIFHACDTQRRGKVYVSHIVDYLRHTTSRGSEDSGLEELCNMLDPEHKDVSIDLDTYHAVMKEWIDECRNHGEEPTPDVTQDSAKLRDSLCAKRSMLLNITSGSLEAFGGEVSRVEFETSELVYCVADLQMSNQKLQEEVRKLKQVVEGMEDSNQKLAEENEELRTQARVNQQIAQKEKMLKEEVEEMKATLSCTEEGRARASAHSKHVEKENQSLIAKIASLQEENFKVTMETDELQKRITELCDINADLQLQIHSFDAVVSDKEAVILEKTNQIDELKATVEEYSSITELLRADKSKLESQMQMMHPNLSGAGLSLSVAYRLNQSSSGSLQTELALAQSPQEAQHGIGHLSTTMGLVSPLDETLDKEVLLMLQGPSPEQMALEFQSLLNKLKIDFREETDYMLSTVRGLLDDCSHPRGNMDASLQALQAELHARRADWDLSLDQLAQYTDSLEKELIKMAGNMRRSRTDILHLSVRVQEQENQKRQLCEELEQLKTPQDSREASCQTPAPEEEPGDDLYWDEEFALQDFLKNEIAERNCRLQDGQKESTREESTEKITGRGDEEEGEEKWTVVDGAVEADVRDMSTPLSAFSGDAQAEQGALEEHEDTVSCSGSKPEDNCQPLQEEAAVPLSTHSQAVSVRHPEANALPDPSYSENNKKCETTPSRSDDPAENMSISPEQDTSGNGLPMAVEKVSPENTSPGLDETTTQCESTEPTCVAQRGAEEKEDEASPSPGDMSRTKSLNCDQSTDRSPAEDSTSLLPVVVEEEESVQDSTVEAPTTDTNMPGTDQLGSSKMTTSNGSSPQSGSSITLASQSGNGMGSVTSDPSQSDDSGARKNSLLHHGKNKRQLELLGSMEVIREQNFQEYQSETSVISEKEAKTSNITDSNDTCKDDKNSLLPSDKEVEAEFQRLALGFKCDMFTLEKRLRLEERSRDLAEENVRREVSSCQGLLQALTPLCEDDNQSMEIILRLQKNLDILIQSMARVSSRSEMLGAIHQENRIGKAVEVMIQHVENLRRMYTKEHAELLELRETLMQNERSFGSQTERDDFRGKKLPQYKASARRVSIAAIPRGGANMQFDMSKTQDGSEAEVERLTQRSPWTACDSTDQAEEKEEKEKLVAERRRSSLSELGSKLTSLILPLKTGQDELFVMLPSPSSSPMSTDPGATQALSNSLTSSRATTAAVARGGRGIWLWLAMVVMLAGLLALLASLVMQPAADAAPVGTGDSWMTIQQLLWPYAGLRHNGQPPV from the exons CCAACTCACCGTTCCAGATCCCCAAGCTGTCCTCCACCAGCTACGACAGCCCCCAGTGTGGCCTCCGCAACAACCTGGAAGCCATCCTGAAGAAGGGGGCCCAGCACAGAGACGAGGGCGACAGGGCCAGGGggaaggagagcgagcgagggatgGGGATGCCGAGCTCCGCGGCGTCCCGGAGGAGCAGCTTTGGACAGTCTGCCCTGCGGCCCGCGCCTTCCACCCCCGCCTACAGCTCCCCCGTGCCAGCCAACGTCACAtacaccatcaccagcacccTGGGAGAGAGACGGGGCGCTGACGGGAGTGATTCGAAGCACGTGAAGACATGGCAGAAGTACTGTTCCACACCCACGGGCCAGTCCAAGGACTCCCCGTACTTTACGTTCACACGGGGGCCTCAGTCGGTGCAGGGCGAGAGCGACAGTGCCGACGTGTCGCATGTTTTCACACCCAGCCACAGCACCCTCTCCTACAACCTGAACTTCCGCTCTGCAGACACGACGAACCTGAGGGAGTACGAGCTGCCCTACCCCGCTCTGGTGGTGAAAAGACTGTCCATGGGAGACGGAG GTACCTCCGCCGGCTCCGAAAACCGAAAGGACAGCATGGCCGAGATCAGTCTCATCTGTGAGGAGAATCTGCTGGATACCATCTTCCATGCGTGTGACACCCAGCGGCGAG GTAAAGTGTACGTGTCTCACATCGTTGACTACCTGCGGCACACGACCAGTCGGGGCTCGGAGGACAGTggcctggaggagctgtgtaACATGCTGGACCCAGAACACAAAGACGTCTCTATCGATCTGGACACCTACCACGCCGTCATGAAGGAGTGGATCGATGAGTGCCGCAACCACGG GGAGGAGCCGACCCCTGATGTCACCCAAGACTCAGCCAAACTCCGAGACAGCCTCTGTG CCAAAAGGTCCATGCTGCTGAACATCACGTCGGGAAGCTTGGAGGCGTTTGGAGGAGAGGTGTCCAGAGTAGAATT CGAGACATCAGAGCTGGTGTATTGTGTTGCTGACCTTCAGATGAGCAACCAAaagctccaggaggaggtgaggaagttAAAGCAAGTAGTGGAGGGCATGGAGGACAGCAACCAGAAGCTGGcggaggagaacgaggagctACGCACCCAGGCTAGGGT CAACCAGCAGATAGCGCAGAAGGAGAagatgctgaaggaggaggtagaggagaTGAAGGCCACTCTGAGCTGCACAGAAGAAGGCCGAGCTCGTGCCTCCGCACACAGCAAGCACGTG GAAAAAGAGAACCAGAGTCTGATTGCAAAGATTGCTTCTCTTCAAGAAGAG AACTTCAAGGTCACCATGGAGACGGACGAGCTTCAGAAGAGAATCACAGAGCTGTGTGACATTAATGCTGACCTTCAG TTACAAATTCACTCTTTTGATGCTGTGGTTAGTGACAAGGAGGCAGTGATATTAGAG AAAACCAATCAGATAGATGAGCTAAAGGCAACAGTGGAGGAGTACTCTTCCATCACAGAG TTGCTGAGGGCAGACAAGAGCAAACTGGAAAGCCAAATGCAGATGATGCACCCAAACCTCTCTGG tgCTGGTCTGTCGCTGTCGGTGGCCTACAGGTTGAACCAGAGCAGCTCAGGATCGCTACAGACTGAACTAGCTCTGGCGCAGTCGCCACAGGAG GCTCAACATGGAATTGGACATTTGTCCACAACTATGGGTTTAGTCAGCCCACTGGACGAGACACTGGACAAGGAGGTGTTACTGATGCTGCAGGGACCCAGCCCTGAACAAATGGCTCTGGAGTTCCAGAGCCTCCTAAACAAGCTG AAAATCGATTTCAGAGAAGAAACCGACTATATGTTGTCTACAGTTAGAGGCTTGTTGGATGACTGTTCACATCCCAGGGGCAACATGGACGCCAGCCTTCAG GCGTTGCAGGCCGAGCTGCACGCGAGGAGGGCTGACTGGGACCTTAGCCTGGACCAGCTGGCCCAGTACACAGACTCCCTGGAAAAGGAGCTAATTAAAATGGCTGGTAACATGCGAAGGTCCCGTACTGACATACTCCACCTTTCAGTCAG ggtgcaggagcaggagaaccAGAAGCGGcagctgtgtgaggagctggagcagttAAAGACACCCCAGGACAGCAGAGAGGCTTCATGTCAAACGCCTGCACCAGAGGAAGAG CCCGGCGACGACTTGTATTGGGACGAGGAGTTTGCTCTCCAAGACTTCCTGAAGAACGAGATAGCGGAAAGAAATTGCAGGCTGCAGGACGGGCAGAAGGAGAGCACGCGCGAGGAGTCAACTGAGAAAATAacagggagaggagacgaggaggagggcgaggagaaGTGGACAGTGGTGGACGGAGCAGTAGAGGCAGACGTCAGGGACATGTCGACGCCTCTCTCTGCGTTCTCTGGGGATGCCCAGGCAGAGCAGGGTGCGTTGGAAGAGCATGAAG AcactgtgtcctgcagtgggtcgAAGCCAGAGGACAACTGTCAACCTTTGCAG gaagaagcagcagtgCCATTGAGCACCCACTCACAAGCTGTCAGCGTCAGGCACCCAGAGGCGAATGCTCTGCCTGATCCATCCTACTCAGAGAACAACA AAAAATGTGAGACTACGCCATCACGCTCAGATGATCCAGCAGAAAATATGAGCATCTCGCCTGAACAGGACACATCTGGTAACGGTCTTCCGATGGCAGTCGAGAAGGTTTCTCCTGAGAACACCTCGCCAGGATTAGATGAAACCACTACCCAGTGTGAGAG CACTGAGCCCACCTGTGTGGCccaaagaggagcagaagagaAGGAAGACGAGGCGAGCCCGAGCCCGGGAGATATGAGTCGTACTAAG AGCCTGAACTGTGACCAGTCCACAGACAGATCACCAGCAGAGGACAG CACAAGCCTGCTaccggtggtggtggaggaggaggagagcgttCAGGATAGCACAGTCGAGGCACCAACAACAGATACCAACATGCCAG GGACAGATCAGCTCGGCAGCAGCAAAATGACCACCTCTAACGGCAGCTCCCCTCAGTCGGGATCGTCCATCACACTCGCCAGCCAATCGGGGAATGGCATGGGaagtgtgacctctgaccccagccAGTCGGACGATAGCGGTGCCAGGAAGAACTCTCTTCTGCACCACGGGAAAAATAAAAGGCAGCTG GAGCTTTTGGGCAGCATGGAGGTCATCAGGGAGCAGAACTTCCAGGAGTACCAAAGTGAGACCAGTGTGATCAGTGAAAAGGAAg CAAAGACGTCAAACATAACCGATAGCAATGACACCTGTAAAGATGATAAGAACAG cttgttACCCAGTGACAAGGAAGTTGAG GCAGAGTTCCAGCGTCTGGCGCTGGGCTTTAAGTGTGACATGTTTACCCTGGAGAAGAGGCTCCGACTGGAGGAGAGGTCACGTGACCTGGCTGAGGAGAACGTCCGCAGGGAAGTGTCCAGCTGCCAGGGCttactgcag GCTCTAACTCCTCTGTGTGAGGATGATAACCAGTCCATGGAGATCATCCTTAGGCTCCAGAAGAACCTTGATATCCTCATCCAGTCCATGGCTAGGGTATCCAGTCGGTCTGAGATGCTTGGCGCCATTCATCAA GAGAATCGCATTGGCAAAGCAGTGGAGGTGATGATCCAGCACGTGGAGAACCTGAGGAGGATGTACACCAAAGAGCACGCTGAGCTGTTGGAGCTGAGAGAGACGCTCATGCAGAATGAGAGGTCGTTTGGATCACAAACCGAAAGAG ATGACTTCCGGGGCAAGAAGCTGCCACAGTACAAG GCATCAGCTCGCAGAGTCAGCATAGCGGCGATCCCTCGTGGTGGAGCCAACATGCAATTTGACATG tccaaaacacagGACGGCTCAGAAGCTGAAGTGGAGAGGCTGACCCAGCGCTCACCATG GACGGCGTGCGACAGCACTGACCaggcggaggagaaggaggagaaggagaagctggtggcagagaggaggaggtccagTCTTAGTGAGCTGGGCAGCAAACTCACCTCCCTCATTCTGCCCCTCAAGAC GGGTCAGGATGAATTGTTTGTAATGCT TCCGAGCCCTTCCTCCAGCCCCATGTCTACAGACCCAGGAGCAACCCAGGCCCTGTCAAACAGCCTGACCTCGTCCCGGGCAACAACGGCAGCAGTAGCCAGAGGTGgcagaggcatctggctttgGTTGGCCATGGTAGTGATGCTGGCAG GACTCTTGGCACTTCTGGCCAGCCTGGTGATGCAGCCAGCAGCGGATGCTGCTCCCGTGGGGACCGGGGACTCATGGATGACCATTCAGCAGCTACTGTGGCCCTATGCGGGGCTCCGGCACAATGGACAGCCACCCGTCTAG